A DNA window from Mycolicibacter terrae contains the following coding sequences:
- a CDS encoding PaaI family thioesterase, translating to MTAPHAGGGFNPPEPTQKGGPDYGRFLETMRALQDHARAVDAPDEVISRAADALREVCDLLAPFDSDEWSSPSGRRLDLPMRGNLLPVPMKLKRSDDGRLRGWARFRRFHLGRNGAAHGGAIGLLFDSVLGTASWLLTGGPYQRTAYLHVNYRSIVPIERELQLETWISRTEGRKIFVETTLRDGDTLLADGEALFVVLKPGQP from the coding sequence GGGCGGGCCGGACTACGGCCGCTTCCTGGAGACCATGCGTGCCCTGCAGGACCACGCCCGCGCCGTCGACGCCCCCGACGAGGTGATCAGCCGGGCCGCCGACGCGCTGCGGGAAGTCTGCGATTTGTTGGCGCCCTTCGACAGCGACGAATGGTCGTCGCCGTCGGGCCGCCGGTTGGATCTGCCCATGCGCGGCAACCTGCTTCCGGTGCCGATGAAGCTCAAGAGGAGCGACGACGGACGGCTCCGCGGCTGGGCCCGGTTTCGGCGCTTCCACCTGGGGCGCAACGGTGCCGCGCACGGCGGCGCCATCGGGCTGCTGTTCGACTCGGTGCTGGGCACCGCGTCGTGGTTGCTGACCGGCGGCCCCTACCAGCGCACCGCCTATCTGCACGTCAACTACCGCAGCATTGTCCCGATCGAGCGGGAGTTACAGCTCGAGACGTGGATCAGCCGGACCGAGGGCCGAAAGATCTTCGTCGAGACCACACTGCGCGACGGCGATACGCTGCTGGCCGACGGCGAGGCGTTGTTCGTGGTGCTCAAACCCGGCCAGCCGTGA